The following coding sequences are from one Paenibacillus sp. FSL R5-0912 window:
- a CDS encoding Rqc2 family fibronectin-binding protein, producing MALDGIVTKAIVHELQSFIGARVGKIYQPSTHDLIFTLRGAGGGGKLLLSANPTYPRLHLTERSTINPAEAPMFCMLMRKHCEGGTIESITQVGMERIIHITIRTRDELGDVSAKKIIIELMGRHSNIILTELSTGTIIDGIHHVTPSISSYRVVMPGAAYTEPPQQHKLNPLSTGRADFIALMASAEEAALYAAEHPEEPEEDMIEGEIAGLLASLEEPKIDGSGGPAPSADPAGWLVHAWSGLSPLIAGEIVLRYQELGGGALEFSSGARHPEQLWEAFDSVMEPVRELQFSPISGLNAKGKPIFSAIPLKLMGGNVKQYSSISTCLEDYYGDKAEKDTVKQRVSDLIRFLGNERGKNIKKLANLQKDLDEAQDADQFRIWGELLFASLHTLNKGDKTAKLVNYYDENQAEITVPLDPLLSPTDNAQRYFKKYNKYKNSLRVIGEQLLKTHEEIAYMETLQQQLAHASLNDIEEIREELVSQGYLRDRSKKGKKKKKATRPTLQVFTSSEGIDIYVGKNNLQNEYVTNRLASANDTWLHTKDIPGSHVVIRSEEFGDATLEEAAQLAAYFSQAKQSSSVPVDCTLIRHVRKPSGAKPGFVIYDHQRTLFVTPDEERIKGLASVLRS from the coding sequence ATGGCATTAGACGGCATCGTTACCAAAGCGATCGTGCATGAGCTTCAATCCTTCATCGGTGCACGCGTCGGCAAAATATATCAACCCAGCACACATGACCTGATCTTCACCCTGCGCGGCGCGGGCGGCGGCGGCAAGCTGCTGCTGTCAGCGAATCCGACCTACCCCCGGCTGCATCTGACCGAGAGAAGCACTATCAATCCGGCGGAAGCGCCAATGTTCTGCATGCTGATGCGCAAGCATTGTGAAGGCGGCACCATTGAGAGCATCACGCAGGTAGGCATGGAGCGGATTATTCATATTACAATCAGAACCCGGGATGAGCTGGGCGATGTCTCCGCCAAAAAGATCATCATCGAGCTGATGGGACGCCACAGCAACATCATTCTGACTGAGTTGTCCACAGGCACGATTATCGACGGGATTCATCATGTCACCCCGTCGATCAGCAGCTACCGGGTCGTTATGCCGGGAGCGGCCTATACCGAACCGCCGCAGCAGCATAAGCTGAATCCGCTCAGCACCGGTCGTGCGGATTTCATTGCCCTGATGGCTTCGGCCGAAGAAGCAGCTCTGTACGCGGCCGAGCATCCGGAAGAACCTGAAGAGGATATGATTGAAGGCGAGATCGCGGGGCTTCTGGCCTCTCTGGAAGAACCGAAAATCGACGGCTCCGGCGGCCCCGCCCCTTCAGCCGACCCCGCGGGCTGGCTGGTTCATGCTTGGAGCGGCCTGAGTCCGCTCATTGCCGGAGAGATTGTCCTCCGGTATCAGGAGCTCGGTGGCGGAGCCCTGGAGTTCAGCAGCGGGGCAAGACATCCGGAGCAGCTGTGGGAAGCCTTCGATTCCGTAATGGAGCCGGTAAGGGAGCTGCAGTTCTCGCCGATCTCCGGCTTGAATGCCAAAGGCAAACCGATCTTTTCCGCCATACCGCTGAAACTGATGGGCGGGAATGTGAAGCAGTACAGCTCCATCAGCACGTGTCTGGAGGATTATTACGGGGATAAAGCGGAGAAGGATACCGTGAAGCAGCGGGTAAGCGACCTGATCCGTTTCCTCGGCAATGAGCGAGGCAAAAACATCAAGAAGCTTGCCAATCTGCAGAAGGATCTGGACGAGGCCCAGGACGCCGACCAGTTCCGGATCTGGGGTGAGCTGCTGTTCGCATCCCTGCATACTTTGAACAAAGGGGATAAGACGGCAAAGCTAGTAAACTATTACGATGAGAATCAGGCAGAAATCACGGTTCCGCTAGATCCGCTGTTAAGTCCTACGGACAATGCGCAGCGCTATTTCAAGAAATACAACAAATATAAGAACAGCCTGCGGGTCATCGGCGAACAGTTGCTCAAGACCCATGAGGAAATTGCCTACATGGAGACGCTGCAGCAGCAGCTCGCCCACGCCTCCCTGAATGACATAGAGGAAATCCGTGAGGAGCTGGTAAGCCAGGGCTACCTGCGTGACCGCAGCAAAAAGGGCAAAAAGAAGAAGAAGGCGACCCGCCCTACCCTGCAGGTGTTCACCTCTTCCGAAGGCATAGATATCTATGTCGGCAAAAACAATCTCCAGAACGAATATGTCACCAACCGGCTGGCTTCAGCAAACGATACCTGGCTGCACACCAAAGACATTCCGGGTTCGCATGTGGTCATCCGCAGCGAGGAATTCGGCGATGCCACCCTGGAAGAAGCTGCACAGCTCGCCGCCTACTTCAGCCAGGCCAAGCAGTCGAGCAGCGTTCCGGTAGACTGCACCCTGATCCGGCATGTCCGCAAGCCCAGCGGAGCGAAACCGGGCTTCGTCATCTACGATCATCA
- a CDS encoding calcium-translocating P-type ATPase, SERCA-type, translated as MEQKSWHRLGAEELQEMFGVHPEAGLSAEAAAERRKESGYNELSEGKKVSPVTLMLNQFKDFMVLVLMGATLVSGLLGEYLDAITIIAIILLNGVLGFVQEFRAERSLRALKQLSAPSAKVLRGGKQEVIAAKMLVPGDIVLLESGDRIPADVRWLQCSALYAEESALTGESLPVSKHAEVIHAEEIPLGDQKNIGFMGTMVTRGTGRAVVVRTGMNTEMGKIADLIQNTETQETPLQHRLEQLGKILIYVSLGLTIVVVLAGILHGQPAPAMFLAGVSLAVAAIPEGLPAIVTIALALGVQRMIKRKAIVRKLPSVETLGCASVICSDKTGTLTQNKMTVTRVWNGGRSLEVTGEGYSPAGHVLHKGKPVDLKNDQSLRRMLQVGALCSNAEIFETVADTRGKKKGKGAEVEKVADAQSVWELKGDPTEGALVTLSAKMGLTAQTLAVTYTRETEFPFDSERKLMSVIVSHPGGRMICTKGAPDVLLNCCSYMLWEGGVVPCTPTLRQKVLEANEEMAGGALRVLGMAYREMRTGEVAGSEKEAECQLVFVGLAGMIDPPRREVRDAIQVTRRAGIKTVMITGDHGTTAEAIAHQLGILQRGGTVLTGSQLTRMDDDALDKVSDNVYVYARVSPEHKLRIIKSLQRQGHVVAMTGDGVNDAPAIKAADIGISMGITGTDVTKEASSLILGDDNFSTIVAAIEEGRNIYENIRKFIRYLLASNVGEILTMFFAMMLGLPLPLVPIQILWVNLVTDGLPAMALGVDQPEKDLMEHKPRGAKENIFARRLGWKIVSRGLLIGLCTLAAFWLTLRIAPDNAQQLVRAQSVAFATLVMAQLIHVFDCRSSRSVFHRNPFQNKALVLAVLSSVILMLAVMYLPFLQPVFKTVPLSFREWCLVLVMAGVPTFLMGAGSVWGGKKNRSRSGGRQMIKSTKFSA; from the coding sequence ATGGAACAAAAAAGTTGGCACCGCCTCGGTGCAGAGGAGCTGCAGGAGATGTTCGGCGTTCATCCGGAAGCGGGTCTGAGCGCTGAGGCTGCTGCAGAGAGACGTAAAGAGAGCGGGTACAATGAGCTGTCGGAGGGCAAAAAGGTATCGCCTGTTACGCTCATGCTCAATCAATTCAAGGATTTCATGGTGCTGGTGCTGATGGGTGCGACACTGGTATCCGGCCTACTGGGCGAATATCTCGATGCGATTACGATTATTGCCATTATTCTGCTTAACGGGGTACTCGGTTTCGTACAGGAGTTCCGCGCTGAGCGTTCGCTCAGGGCACTGAAACAGCTGTCTGCCCCGTCTGCCAAGGTATTGCGCGGCGGGAAGCAGGAAGTGATTGCAGCCAAAATGCTGGTGCCCGGTGATATCGTCCTGCTGGAGAGTGGAGACCGTATCCCTGCGGATGTCCGCTGGCTGCAGTGCAGCGCCCTCTACGCCGAGGAATCGGCACTGACGGGGGAATCCTTACCGGTCTCCAAGCATGCGGAGGTGATTCATGCCGAAGAGATCCCGCTTGGCGACCAGAAGAATATCGGCTTCATGGGCACGATGGTAACCCGGGGAACAGGCCGGGCGGTCGTCGTCCGCACCGGCATGAATACCGAGATGGGCAAGATTGCCGACCTGATCCAGAATACCGAAACCCAGGAAACGCCGCTGCAGCACCGTCTGGAGCAGCTTGGCAAGATTCTGATCTATGTCTCCCTGGGCCTCACGATTGTCGTTGTCCTTGCAGGAATCCTGCATGGACAGCCCGCACCGGCGATGTTCCTGGCAGGTGTCAGTCTGGCTGTAGCAGCCATTCCGGAAGGTCTTCCGGCGATTGTAACCATTGCTCTTGCCCTGGGTGTCCAGCGGATGATCAAGCGCAAGGCCATCGTCCGGAAGCTGCCGTCTGTCGAGACCCTGGGCTGTGCCTCGGTCATCTGCTCGGATAAGACGGGAACGCTCACTCAGAATAAAATGACGGTAACGCGGGTGTGGAACGGCGGACGGAGTCTGGAAGTGACCGGAGAGGGTTATTCGCCTGCGGGACATGTACTCCATAAGGGCAAGCCTGTAGATCTGAAGAATGACCAGAGTCTGCGGCGGATGCTGCAGGTAGGCGCTTTATGCAGTAATGCGGAGATTTTTGAGACTGTCGCCGATACACGCGGCAAGAAGAAGGGCAAAGGCGCGGAAGTCGAAAAGGTTGCAGACGCCCAGTCTGTGTGGGAGCTTAAAGGGGATCCGACCGAAGGCGCGCTGGTGACCTTGTCTGCCAAAATGGGGTTAACCGCACAAACGCTTGCTGTTACCTATACCCGGGAAACAGAATTTCCATTTGATTCTGAACGCAAGCTGATGTCTGTGATCGTCAGCCATCCCGGCGGACGGATGATCTGCACCAAGGGCGCGCCTGATGTGCTGCTGAATTGCTGCTCCTATATGCTGTGGGAAGGCGGAGTGGTTCCTTGTACGCCAACCTTGCGCCAGAAGGTGCTGGAGGCCAATGAGGAAATGGCCGGAGGTGCGCTGCGCGTACTGGGGATGGCGTACCGCGAGATGCGTACCGGAGAAGTGGCCGGCAGCGAGAAAGAAGCGGAATGCCAGCTTGTCTTCGTAGGGCTTGCCGGAATGATTGACCCGCCGCGCCGTGAAGTGCGCGATGCGATTCAAGTTACCCGCCGGGCCGGAATCAAAACAGTGATGATTACCGGAGACCATGGAACGACTGCGGAAGCCATTGCCCATCAGCTCGGCATTCTGCAGAGGGGGGGCACTGTCCTAACCGGCAGCCAGCTTACCCGGATGGACGATGATGCACTCGACAAAGTGTCTGATAACGTCTATGTATACGCCCGGGTATCTCCCGAGCATAAGCTGCGGATTATCAAGTCGCTTCAGCGCCAGGGCCATGTGGTGGCGATGACCGGGGATGGTGTGAACGATGCTCCGGCAATCAAGGCGGCCGATATCGGAATCTCCATGGGTATCACCGGCACGGATGTAACCAAAGAAGCATCATCACTTATCTTAGGGGATGACAATTTCTCGACGATTGTTGCAGCCATTGAAGAAGGCCGGAATATCTATGAGAACATCCGCAAGTTTATCCGCTATCTGCTGGCTTCGAATGTCGGCGAGATTCTGACGATGTTCTTCGCCATGATGCTGGGGCTGCCGCTGCCGCTGGTGCCGATCCAGATACTCTGGGTCAACCTGGTCACAGACGGGCTGCCGGCTATGGCGCTTGGGGTAGATCAGCCGGAGAAGGATTTAATGGAGCACAAGCCGCGCGGAGCCAAGGAAAATATCTTTGCCCGCCGTCTGGGCTGGAAGATCGTCAGCCGCGGGCTGCTGATCGGTCTCTGCACCTTGGCCGCATTCTGGCTGACGCTGCGCATTGCTCCGGATAATGCACAGCAGCTGGTGCGGGCGCAGTCGGTTGCATTTGCCACACTGGTTATGGCCCAGCTCATCCATGTCTTCGACTGCCGCAGCTCCCGGTCGGTATTCCACCGGAATCCGTTCCAGAACAAAGCGCTGGTGCTCGCCGTTCTGTCATCCGTGATCCTGATGCTGGCCGTAATGTACCTGCCGTTCCTGCAGCCGGTATTCAAAACCGTCCCGCTCAGCTTCCGCGAATGGTGCCTGGTGCTTGTCATGGCCGGCGTCCCGACTTTCCTGATGGGTGCGGGCAGCGTCTGGGGCGGCAAGAAGAACCGCAGCCGCAGCGGTGGACGGCAAATGATAAAAAGTACAAAGTTTTCGGCATAA
- the dapF gene encoding diaminopimelate epimerase, which translates to MEFTKMHGLGNDFIVVFGEDELPGNASELAITLCNRFFGIGADGLVYILPSERGDYMMRIMNSDGSEAEQCGNAIRCVSKYVYEHGLVESEQIVIETIGAGEQKVSLKVKDGVVETVTVDMGEPVLSGLQIPVAIDAEPVLDQPIEADGTEFKFTAVSMGNPHAVIYVDDAVSFDLGTWGPKLEVHPLFPRKVNVEFATVVDRGHVDMRVWERGAGPTLACGTGACATLVSSVLNGVTDRSAWISLKGGDLFIEWDEEDNHVYMTGPAQVVYTGSVDI; encoded by the coding sequence ATGGAATTTACTAAGATGCACGGACTAGGCAATGACTTTATAGTTGTATTCGGCGAGGATGAGCTGCCGGGCAATGCTTCGGAGCTGGCAATTACGCTGTGCAACCGGTTCTTCGGCATCGGCGCTGACGGTCTGGTGTATATTCTGCCTTCAGAGCGCGGTGATTATATGATGCGTATCATGAACTCTGACGGCTCGGAAGCCGAGCAATGCGGCAATGCCATCCGCTGTGTCTCCAAATATGTGTATGAGCACGGACTGGTGGAATCGGAGCAGATTGTGATTGAAACGATTGGTGCCGGTGAACAGAAAGTGTCCCTGAAGGTAAAAGATGGTGTAGTGGAGACTGTTACAGTGGATATGGGCGAGCCGGTATTGTCAGGACTGCAGATTCCTGTAGCTATCGATGCAGAGCCTGTGCTGGATCAGCCGATCGAGGCGGACGGAACGGAATTCAAATTCACTGCCGTATCCATGGGTAATCCGCATGCGGTCATTTATGTAGACGATGCAGTATCCTTCGACCTAGGCACATGGGGACCGAAGCTGGAGGTTCACCCGCTCTTCCCGCGCAAAGTAAATGTGGAGTTCGCTACCGTTGTGGACCGCGGACATGTGGATATGCGTGTCTGGGAGCGCGGCGCCGGACCTACACTGGCCTGCGGAACCGGAGCCTGTGCCACTCTGGTCTCCTCCGTACTGAACGGGGTAACGGACCGTTCAGCCTGGATCAGCCTGAAGGGCGGCGACCTGTTCATCGAGTGGGATGAGGAAGATAACCATGTGTATATGACGGGTCCTGCACAGGTGGTGTATACCGGGTCGGTGGATATTTAA
- a CDS encoding ABC transporter substrate-binding protein, with translation MKHKKHKPTRISAILLTFVMFISLVGCAGKGNEEEQKSDEPITLNFMWWGKPTRKEITLKVIEMFEKENPNIKIKTEDYSSTAEVAQKLAIDTAEQKTPDIMQTDYNFAFNYVTHNLIEPLEPYIKSKILDLSDVDKSYLASGQYEGKQYGIPMGSNALGIAYDPAMFEQYGIELLQDSYSIQDLQQTMQQFKDKVETPGFYPLYAMFDLPYWFRMNGESFYNKEKTGLGFKDATLVEYLTLTKTWLDQGLLNPGTNSSSDEKNALATGKAAFLQLVSNQMVSNGDEAGRTLKIMNLPTVEGAVAEGNFVKPSMFIMVSSYSKHKEAAVKFVDFLTNNKEANNILKGDRGVPIASKIAEELSGQSTEQGKEQYTYMNYIAKHSTPIDPPAPLSDTVVQNALKIIQKNLYAGSITPEAAASTFRAQAEEILGPRGEGNK, from the coding sequence ATGAAACACAAAAAACACAAACCAACACGTATTTCAGCAATTTTATTAACCTTTGTGATGTTCATATCACTTGTGGGCTGTGCTGGGAAAGGGAACGAAGAAGAACAGAAGTCGGATGAACCAATCACATTGAATTTTATGTGGTGGGGGAAACCAACCCGTAAGGAGATCACGTTAAAGGTTATTGAGATGTTTGAGAAAGAGAATCCCAATATAAAAATAAAAACAGAGGATTACTCTTCAACTGCCGAGGTAGCCCAAAAGTTAGCGATCGATACCGCTGAGCAAAAAACACCGGATATTATGCAGACAGACTATAATTTTGCTTTCAATTATGTCACGCATAACTTAATCGAGCCGCTCGAACCATATATAAAATCCAAGATTCTTGATCTGTCCGATGTGGATAAATCCTATCTGGCCTCCGGACAGTATGAGGGGAAGCAGTATGGCATCCCCATGGGATCGAATGCTCTCGGAATTGCATATGACCCTGCTATGTTTGAACAGTATGGCATAGAGCTGCTTCAAGATTCGTATTCTATTCAGGATCTGCAACAAACCATGCAGCAATTTAAAGACAAGGTGGAAACCCCGGGTTTTTATCCTCTGTATGCGATGTTTGATTTGCCTTACTGGTTCAGAATGAACGGCGAATCCTTTTACAATAAAGAAAAAACGGGTCTTGGTTTCAAAGATGCCACGCTGGTTGAATATCTGACCTTGACGAAAACATGGCTGGATCAGGGGCTTCTGAACCCCGGTACGAATTCATCCTCTGATGAGAAAAATGCGCTGGCAACCGGGAAAGCCGCATTTTTACAACTTGTAAGCAACCAAATGGTTTCGAACGGTGACGAAGCGGGCAGAACCCTGAAAATCATGAACCTTCCCACGGTTGAGGGGGCTGTTGCAGAAGGGAACTTTGTGAAACCTTCCATGTTCATAATGGTATCTTCTTATTCTAAACATAAAGAAGCGGCGGTTAAATTCGTTGATTTTCTCACCAATAACAAGGAAGCGAATAACATTCTTAAGGGTGACCGAGGCGTTCCGATTGCTTCTAAAATTGCTGAAGAATTATCCGGTCAGTCCACCGAACAGGGGAAAGAACAATATACATATATGAATTATATTGCTAAACACTCTACCCCAATCGATCCGCCGGCACCACTGTCTGATACAGTTGTTCAAAATGCTCTGAAAATCATACAAAAAAACCTGTATGCCGGCAGTATTACACCAGAGGCGGCTGCAAGCACGTTCAGAGCACAGGCTGAAGAGATTTTGGGGCCAAGGGGGGAGGGAAACAAGTGA
- a CDS encoding methyl-accepting chemotaxis protein, whose translation MNRIQGLFQAKSIKQRLYVGFGIVLILLVFLGATGYIYLSQINGTYTSLLEKQVATIGLLKDLNTTIESEHANVSDYIISADPKKMDGYAAARLEFMEHHAKLESLITDPGNKQILAGLDLLQLQFIVISDQMIDAKNKGEVESVVSIAVNQSVVLDKFVEVARNLVTTEQAEADNRTAMAQQHAKDVKATIIGISIISLIAAVASSVLISSQISKPIKLLQTAAVRIADGDLTLNEIHIKNKDELGDLAISFNHMSGNLRHLIQEIGSHAEQVAASAEELTAGAEQTSQATEHIARTTENLAQGTDKQVESIAGSMKMVNRMNEQAFFIEESAYSVNQSAINASQIVVQGSDAVKLAILQMSSIKDNSTEVAVSVKSLGEKSKQIGTIINFINEIAEQTHLLSLNASIEAARAGEAGRGFAVVASEVKKLADQTAMSGKQISEVIKSIQAESEISVSKVLKGEEVVLVGIRSVTEAVEAFGQIELAMNGVTAEISEVSEASKEMSLDTNNLVTTFEGISAIVNATSDGTQSVSASAQETLATVEEVNSASMALAKMSEELLELAGKFKIS comes from the coding sequence GTGAACAGAATCCAGGGGTTATTTCAAGCAAAAAGTATAAAACAGCGGTTGTATGTAGGATTTGGGATTGTTTTGATTTTGCTGGTGTTTCTCGGAGCTACCGGATACATCTATCTCTCACAAATTAACGGAACCTATACCAGCCTCCTGGAAAAACAAGTGGCTACGATTGGCTTACTCAAAGATTTGAACACTACAATCGAATCTGAACATGCCAATGTATCCGATTATATTATTTCCGCAGATCCGAAAAAAATGGATGGTTATGCAGCTGCACGCCTCGAATTCATGGAACATCATGCGAAGCTGGAATCACTGATAACTGATCCCGGAAATAAGCAGATTTTGGCCGGATTAGATCTGTTGCAGCTGCAATTTATTGTAATCTCCGATCAGATGATTGACGCGAAAAATAAAGGTGAAGTAGAGAGTGTTGTTTCTATTGCGGTTAATCAAAGCGTTGTGCTTGATAAGTTTGTTGAAGTAGCCCGCAACCTGGTTACCACAGAACAGGCTGAAGCTGATAATAGAACTGCAATGGCACAGCAACATGCCAAAGATGTGAAAGCGACAATCATAGGAATCAGTATCATATCTCTAATAGCAGCAGTGGCATCCTCTGTGCTGATCAGCAGTCAGATATCCAAGCCCATTAAGCTGCTGCAGACTGCAGCTGTCCGGATTGCTGACGGCGATTTGACACTTAACGAGATTCATATCAAGAATAAGGATGAGCTTGGAGATTTGGCCATTTCCTTTAATCACATGTCGGGCAATCTGCGGCATCTGATTCAGGAGATCGGGTCTCATGCAGAGCAGGTTGCAGCTTCCGCTGAAGAACTGACAGCAGGTGCTGAGCAAACAAGCCAAGCCACTGAACATATTGCCCGCACTACTGAGAATCTGGCCCAAGGTACGGATAAACAAGTGGAAAGTATAGCCGGAAGCATGAAGATGGTAAACAGGATGAATGAACAGGCATTTTTTATTGAAGAAAGTGCCTATAGTGTGAACCAGTCCGCTATTAATGCCTCGCAAATTGTGGTTCAGGGTTCAGATGCCGTTAAATTAGCTATACTGCAAATGTCATCGATCAAGGATAACTCTACTGAGGTTGCCGTATCTGTTAAATCCCTGGGTGAGAAATCAAAGCAAATCGGTACCATTATTAACTTTATCAATGAGATTGCAGAACAGACTCATCTGTTGTCCTTGAATGCCTCTATCGAAGCGGCGCGTGCAGGAGAAGCAGGCCGAGGATTTGCAGTTGTAGCTTCTGAGGTGAAAAAGCTTGCTGACCAAACCGCTATGTCAGGAAAACAGATATCTGAGGTCATCAAGAGTATACAGGCGGAGAGCGAAATCAGCGTATCCAAGGTATTGAAGGGAGAAGAAGTGGTGCTTGTGGGCATCCGTTCGGTCACTGAAGCGGTGGAAGCTTTTGGACAAATAGAATTGGCCATGAATGGTGTGACTGCTGAGATTAGTGAAGTTTCTGAGGCCTCCAAAGAAATGTCCCTTGATACCAACAATCTGGTTACAACCTTTGAAGGGATATCTGCAATTGTTAATGCAACCTCTGATGGGACACAAAGTGTGTCAGCTTCTGCGCAGGAAACACTGGCAACGGTAGAAGAAGTCAATAGTGCATCTATGGCTCTGGCAAAAATGTCTGAAGAATTATTAGAACTGGCTGGAAAATTCAAAATTAGCTAA
- a CDS encoding bifunctional homocysteine S-methyltransferase/methylenetetrahydrofolate reductase: protein MKPDLRSAWENNVLVGDGAMGTFLYQKGFPVGISYEELNLTSPEVIEDVHRSYMEAGSVLLESNTYSANYDKLSKFGLEAKVAEINRAGVSIARRAAGETGYVVGAVGSIRAGKRANLSSAELKRFFSQQIAALLEEQPDGIMLETFYDVEELHLALRTVRKLSGLPVICQLAVDDSARTLDGLTLPEAFRILEQDGADVIGFNCNTGPNGIKRALGTLQGRLVLPVSIYPNAGVADYVDGQYRYGASPEYFGQMAPVFADMGSRIIGGCCGTTPRHIAEISAALKDYAITPLPEPDEHRMAERISVHEHLSEDEGQGGAEPTLVDLVKERHTVIVELDPPRDLDIAKFMRGAEALRRAGADALTLADNSLAVTRMSNMALGHLVQARTGLRPLVHIACRDRNLIGTQSHLMGFDALGIDHVLAVTGDPARFGDLPGSSSIYDLTSFEIIRMIRQLNDGVAFSGKPLKQKAKFVIGAAFNPNVKHLDKAVERLEKKIASGADYIMTQPVYDPELIARIAKATEHLDIPIFIGIMPLASGRNAEYLHNEVPGIQLSPEVRSRMQGLEGEAGRAEGVLIAKELLDAATAHFNGIYLITPFMFYDMSVQLLEYVWAKQGRRLSPLFR, encoded by the coding sequence GTGAAGCCGGATTTGCGCTCTGCATGGGAGAATAACGTATTGGTCGGAGACGGGGCGATGGGAACCTTTTTATATCAAAAGGGATTTCCTGTAGGCATCTCCTATGAGGAATTGAATCTGACCTCTCCGGAGGTGATTGAGGATGTGCACCGGAGCTACATGGAAGCCGGTTCAGTCCTGCTGGAGAGTAACACATATTCGGCAAACTATGATAAGCTCTCCAAATTCGGGCTGGAAGCGAAGGTTGCGGAGATCAACCGCGCCGGGGTGAGTATTGCCCGCCGTGCAGCCGGAGAGACCGGCTATGTAGTCGGGGCTGTGGGTTCTATACGAGCCGGCAAACGGGCTAATTTATCCTCGGCTGAACTTAAGCGGTTTTTCTCGCAGCAGATTGCTGCGCTGCTGGAAGAGCAGCCGGACGGTATCATGCTGGAGACCTTTTATGATGTGGAAGAGCTTCATCTGGCGCTCCGAACCGTCCGCAAGCTCAGCGGACTTCCTGTAATCTGCCAGCTGGCTGTAGATGACTCAGCGCGCACACTGGACGGGCTGACACTGCCTGAGGCGTTCCGCATTCTGGAACAGGACGGGGCGGATGTAATCGGCTTCAACTGCAACACCGGGCCGAACGGCATCAAGCGTGCGCTGGGCACTCTTCAGGGGCGGCTTGTGCTTCCGGTATCGATCTATCCCAATGCGGGGGTAGCAGATTATGTGGACGGCCAGTACCGCTATGGGGCGTCACCGGAATATTTCGGCCAGATGGCTCCGGTCTTCGCGGATATGGGCAGCCGGATCATCGGTGGATGCTGCGGCACTACTCCCCGGCATATTGCAGAAATTTCCGCTGCACTCAAGGATTATGCGATTACTCCGTTACCGGAACCTGATGAACATAGAATGGCAGAACGGATTTCTGTGCATGAGCATTTGAGTGAGGATGAAGGACAGGGCGGAGCAGAGCCGACGCTTGTGGATCTGGTGAAGGAACGGCATACAGTGATCGTAGAGCTTGATCCGCCGCGTGATCTTGACATCGCGAAGTTCATGCGGGGAGCGGAAGCGCTGCGCAGAGCCGGGGCGGATGCGCTGACGCTGGCAGATAACTCGCTTGCGGTTACCCGGATGAGCAATATGGCACTGGGACATCTGGTTCAGGCCCGTACGGGGCTGCGGCCGCTGGTGCATATTGCCTGCCGGGACCGCAATCTGATTGGTACCCAGTCGCATTTAATGGGCTTTGACGCTCTTGGCATTGACCATGTACTGGCGGTAACCGGTGATCCGGCGCGTTTCGGTGATCTGCCCGGGTCCAGCTCGATTTATGATCTGACCTCTTTTGAAATTATACGTATGATCAGACAGCTGAATGACGGTGTCGCCTTCTCGGGCAAGCCGCTCAAACAGAAGGCGAAGTTCGTGATCGGTGCTGCATTTAATCCCAATGTCAAGCATTTGGACAAGGCGGTGGAGCGGCTGGAGAAGAAGATCGCATCCGGTGCGGATTACATTATGACCCAGCCTGTCTATGATCCTGAATTAATTGCCCGGATTGCCAAAGCCACAGAGCATCTGGATATTCCGATTTTTATCGGAATCATGCCGCTGGCCAGCGGCCGGAACGCTGAATATCTCCATAATGAGGTTCCGGGAATTCAGCTCTCCCCCGAGGTCCGCAGCCGCATGCAGGGACTGGAAGGCGAAGCGGGGCGCGCGGAAGGCGTGCTCATTGCCAAGGAGCTGCTGGATGCGGCGACTGCGCATTTTAACGGCATCTATCTGATTACACCCTTTATGTTCTATGATATGAGTGTACAGCTGCTGGAGTATGTCTGGGCGAAGCAGGGACGCAGATTGTCCCCCTTGTTTCGCTAG